One window from the genome of Toxotes jaculatrix isolate fToxJac2 chromosome 17, fToxJac2.pri, whole genome shotgun sequence encodes:
- the erg28 gene encoding ergosterol biosynthetic protein 28 homolog: MSRFLNVLRSWLVMVSVIAMGNTVQSFRDHSFLSEKLYTGTPEFVNGLQARTFGIWTLLSSIIRCACAIDIQNRTLYHITLWTFVLALGHFLSEAFIYKTAPLTIGVMAPLIVASFSVIGMLIGFQCIPETQEDVGARQKKRN, from the exons CGCTTTCTGAACGTCCTGCGGAGCTGGTTGGTGATGGTGTCCGTCATCGCGATGGGAAACACCGTGCAGAGTTTCAGGGATCACAGCTTCCTGTCCGAGAAGCTCTACACAGGCACGCCGGAGTTTG TGAATGGTCTCCAAGCTCGAACATTTGGTATTTGGACACTGCTGTCATCGATCATTCGCTGTGCCTGTGCCATTGATATCCAGAACAGGAC GCtgtatcacatcacattatgGACGTTTGTGTTGGCGTTGGGGCACTTCCTGTCTGAAGCCTTCATCTACAAAACTGCGCCTCTGACTATCGGAGTCATGGCACCTCTCATTGTGGCAA gttTCTCTGTCATAGGAATGCTGATTGGATTCCAGTGTATTCCAGAGACACAAGAAGATGTCGGAGCACGACAAAAGAAACGCAACTGA